CACGTATCAGAAGCAGCTTCCATCGCAATACACAGCATGGCTTTGATTGCCCAAAATACAGAGATAATGAATGTGAATACCATAGCAGAAATCACCCATTCTTCTAAAACCCATCTTGCCAAAGTGATGCAACAGTTGGTAAAAAACAATTTTCTGGAATCGGAACGTGGCCCAAAAGGCGGGTTTATTCTTAAAAAACCAGC
The sequence above is a segment of the Lentimicrobiaceae bacterium genome. Coding sequences within it:
- a CDS encoding Rrf2 family transcriptional regulator codes for the protein MSKIVHVSEAASIAIHSMALIAQNTEIMNVNTIAEITHSSKTHLAKVMQQLVKNNFLESERGPKGGFILKKPANEILLLEIYELIEGYSGKSPLWNSVRQMPV